The following coding sequences are from one Gossypium raimondii isolate GPD5lz chromosome 4, ASM2569854v1, whole genome shotgun sequence window:
- the LOC128040500 gene encoding uncharacterized protein LOC128040500, whose protein sequence is MDQRLERLEQMQKEGQYQVQEKLTKIQINMREQMLESQRNMMKQLTQLLAGGLGKGKIPMINTVDDNEDPIYPLGFTPTDAQVQPQRVSVNIRPQYQTDTSAPINFHMGSGSNPGDNPANLVVTDLDDIAEIGRAIVEFLKQLEDRCKWLEDKALETADYYSGIDAKELSLVPDLVLPPKFKVPKFEKYNRTSCPEAHITMFCRRMTGYVNNDKLLIHYFQDSLTGAGARWYNQLNRA, encoded by the coding sequence atggaccaaaggttggaaaGGTTGGAGCAGATGCAAAAGGAGGGTCAGTATCAGGTGCAAGAGAAATTAACCAAGATCCAAATAAATATGAGAGAACAAATGTTAGAATCCCAAAGGAACATGATGAAGCAGTTAACACAATTACTGGCCGGAGGGTTAGGAAAAGGGAAGATCCCTATGATCAATACTGTAGACGACAATGAGGATCCTATTTATCCTCTAGGCTTTACCCCAACCGATGCCCAAGTACAACCACAAAGGGTGTCCGTTAATATTAGGCCCCAATATCAGACCGACACTTCGGCACCGATAAATTTCCACATGGGTTCAGGCTCCAACCCTGGAGACAACCCAGCAAATCTGGTTGTCACTGACCTTGATGACATAGCCGAAATAGGGAGGGCGATAGTGGAGTTCCTAAAACAACTAGAAGACCGATGCAAGTGGTTAGAAGATAAAGCATTGGAAACTGCTGATTACTATAGTGGGATCGATGCTAAGGAGTTGAGCCTAGTGCCAGATTTGGTGCTCCCTCCAAAGTTTAAAgtaccaaaatttgaaaaatataataggACCAGCTGCCCTGAGgctcacatcaccatgttttGTCGAAGGATGACAGGATATGTTAACAACGATAAGCTATTGATTCACTATTTTCAAGATAGCTTGACTGGAGCTGGGGCCAGGTGGTATAACCAGCTAAATCGTGCCTAA
- the LOC128040501 gene encoding uncharacterized protein LOC128040501 yields MTFLKEKGLVCISEEDKDMGFYTRSGKRNDTLNSIIEPAKGKSLAVVQRKEKLELPANEPVTEREAKKILKFLKHSEYSAVEQLHKQSAHISVLALLLSLKTHRNALMKVLKETYVADDISVNKLDRLVNNISVDNFIFFNDDENPSWGMGSTKALYITICCNGYTLLGVLSGNGSALNVLPLSTLNRLFVDSSHMKSCQNIVRAFDGTERKVMGRIEIPLSIGPNMYEVDFLVNDIKPSYNCLLGRPWIHSAGVVPSSLHQKLKLVTEHRLITISAEEDIIASINNDAPYIEADSETIECSFRAAFVIKGSKIPMPKISKATMMGSRLTVGKGALPGRGLGKNLQGRVKVPFLTDKRDCCGGIIYPKWRKEITEETTGNLNINAISEEGIVKENLSGIRPYEPGSVLNNWTEEEIPVTFRANSE; encoded by the exons ATGACATTCCTGAAAGAAAAGGGCCTAGTCTGCATATCAGAGGAAGATAAAGATATGGGTTTCTATACACGTAGTGGTAAGCGCAATGATACCCTAAACTCAATAATTGAACCTGCTAAGGGGAAGTCTTTGGCGGTCGTGCAAAGGAAAGAGAAGCTAGAACTACCTGCTAATGAGCCGGTAACGGAGAGAGaagctaaaaaaattttgaaattcctAAAACACAGTGAGTACAGTGCCGTGGAACAACTACACAAGCAGTCGGCTCACATATCAGTACTGGCTCTACTCTTAAGTTTGAAGACACACCGTAACGCACTTATGAAGGTGTTAAAAGAGACCTATGTCGCTGACGACATTTCAGTAAACAAATTAGACCGTCTTGTCAACAACATCAGTGTTgataatttcatcttttttaatGACGATGAAAATCCATCATGGGGCATGGGATCTACCAAGGCTCTGTATATCACTATCTGTTGTAACGGGTACACATTACTAGGAGTACTCAGTGGCAATGGATCGGCACTGAATGTTTTGCCCCTATCCACATTAAACAGGCTTTTTGTGGACAGTTCTCATATGAAATCGTGCCAaaatatagtgagagcatttgatggtacTGAGAGGAAAGTtatgggaagaattgagataccTCTCTCGATCGGTCCAAACATGTATGAGGTGGATTTCTTGGTAAATGACATTAAACCATCTTACAATTGCCTATTGGGGAGGCCTTGGATCCACTCGGCAGGGGTTGTACCGTCATCGCTTCACCAAAAGCTAAAGTTAGTAACGGAGCACCGATTGATAACTATATCTGCAGAAGAGGATATCATTGCATCGATTAATAATGACGCACCATATATAGAGGCTGATAGTGAGACGATAGAATGTTCATTCCGAGCAGCTTTCGTCATCAAGGGAAGCAAAATTCCAATGCCTAAAATATCTAAAGCCACGATGATGGGTTCGCGACTGACAGTTGGAAAGGGGGCATTACCTGGAAGAGGACTAGGAAAAAACCTCCAGGGACGGGTCAAAGTACCATTCTTGACTGACAAACGGGACTGTTGTG GGGGAATCATTTACCCCAAGTGGAGGAAAGAAATTACCGAAGAAACGACGGGAAATTTAAACATCAATGCCATATCTGAAGAGGGAATAGTGAAAGAAAACTTATCAGGCATCCGCCCTTATGAGCCTGGAAGTGTTCTAAACAACTGGACTGAAGAAGAGATCCCTGTAACTTTTAGAGCcaattcagagtaa